The following proteins come from a genomic window of Terriglobia bacterium:
- a CDS encoding SIMPL domain-containing protein (The SIMPL domain is named for its presence in mouse protein SIMPL (signalling molecule that associates with mouse pelle-like kinase). Bacterial member BP26, from Brucella, was shown to assemble into a channel-like structure, while YggE from E. coli has been associated with resistance to oxidative stress.), translating to MHIVSLAFLLLAVQRPEIPAQQPPVIVVTGTSEVLAVPDEAIIRLGIVRQATAAEAAQQQANSVAQEILKAISAAGVPSKDVQTARLVLSPVYNSRNAEQRIVSYNAANTVSIRLDNLGIVGNVVDAGLKAGANQLEGVQFRLKNELPSREQALREAVQEARGKAQAMADALHVNLAEVLEATEGGVSVVPRVQPLLATASQAVVSTPVSPGEIEVRANVTIRYRISPKP from the coding sequence ATGCATATCGTGTCATTGGCCTTTTTATTGTTGGCCGTGCAACGCCCCGAGATCCCAGCGCAACAACCGCCGGTCATTGTGGTTACAGGCACTTCCGAGGTACTGGCCGTTCCGGATGAAGCCATCATTCGCCTGGGCATTGTCCGCCAGGCCACTGCCGCAGAAGCGGCGCAACAGCAGGCCAATTCCGTTGCGCAAGAGATTCTCAAAGCGATTTCGGCTGCCGGTGTGCCCTCCAAAGATGTCCAGACTGCCCGGCTCGTTTTGTCGCCGGTCTACAATTCACGAAACGCGGAGCAGCGCATCGTTTCTTACAATGCGGCGAATACGGTGTCGATTCGACTGGACAACCTCGGCATCGTGGGCAACGTCGTCGATGCCGGCCTCAAGGCAGGAGCAAACCAGCTCGAAGGAGTTCAGTTCCGCTTGAAAAATGAGTTGCCGTCACGCGAACAGGCGCTGAGAGAAGCGGTCCAGGAGGCGCGCGGCAAGGCGCAGGCCATGGCGGATGCGCTCCATGTGAATCTTGCGGAAGTGCTGGAAGCGACCGAAGGCGGGGTGTCCGTCGTTCCCCGGGTCCAGCCGCTTTTGGCAACCGCTTCACAGGCCGTCGTTTCGACGCCGGTATCGCCCGGAGAAATTGAGGTCCGGGCGAACGTCACAATTCGCTATCGAATATCTCCGAAGCCGTAA
- a CDS encoding isoaspartyl peptidase/L-asparaginase — MGNISLIVHGGAWDIPAGLRETCQHGVQRALNRGWAILESGGSALAACEEAIIELEDEPVFDAGIGSHLNRDGNVQLDAILMDGSTLKSGAAIAVERIRNPIRLARLILEKSEHMLLAGYGAERFAVEQGLALCDANELITKAEADLWASLSGAVVHFGTVGAVALDATGNLASGTSTGGTLYKYPGRVGDSALVGCGCYADNTGGAVSCTGHGESIMKVVLAKAVNDFIVAGKRPDIAANEAIALLTRKTGGRGGLIALDPEGRAGFAFSTQDMAYAYRTTC; from the coding sequence GTGGGGAACATTTCGCTCATTGTTCACGGCGGAGCGTGGGATATCCCGGCCGGCCTTCGCGAGACCTGTCAACACGGGGTCCAGCGCGCACTGAATCGCGGTTGGGCGATTCTCGAGAGCGGCGGCTCCGCTCTTGCTGCCTGTGAAGAAGCCATCATCGAACTCGAGGATGAACCTGTCTTCGATGCGGGAATCGGTTCCCACCTCAACCGGGACGGCAACGTTCAGCTCGACGCGATTCTGATGGACGGCTCGACCCTCAAGTCCGGAGCCGCCATTGCTGTCGAGCGCATTCGCAATCCGATCCGCCTGGCCAGGCTGATTCTCGAAAAAAGTGAACACATGTTGCTTGCCGGCTATGGCGCCGAGCGCTTTGCCGTCGAACAGGGGCTGGCGTTGTGCGACGCAAATGAATTGATCACGAAGGCCGAAGCGGATTTGTGGGCGTCGTTGTCGGGAGCCGTCGTGCATTTCGGAACGGTCGGAGCGGTGGCCTTGGATGCGACAGGAAATCTTGCTTCAGGCACATCGACCGGCGGGACGCTGTACAAGTATCCGGGCCGGGTCGGCGATTCCGCGCTCGTGGGCTGCGGCTGTTACGCGGACAATACCGGAGGCGCTGTGTCGTGCACGGGCCACGGTGAATCCATCATGAAAGTCGTTCTGGCAAAAGCGGTGAACGACTTTATTGTGGCGGGAAAACGGCCGGACATTGCGGCGAACGAAGCCATCGCTCTGCTGACGCGGAAGACCGGCGGGCGCGGCGGATTGATCGCGTTGGATCCGGAAGGCCGGGCGGGATTCGCGTTCTCCACGCAAGACATGGCGTACGCTTATCGGACAACCTGTTGA
- a CDS encoding OB-fold nucleic acid binding domain-containing protein, giving the protein MRARKITFAAALVILGLILIGCERQQISQINADPGRFMNKEVVVAGRVMQSIGAFGHGIYQVDDGTGSLWVYANSRGVPSKGATVGVKGRVMPTITFLGINYATVLQESDRRKG; this is encoded by the coding sequence ATGAGAGCCAGGAAAATCACATTCGCCGCCGCCCTTGTCATTCTGGGGCTGATCCTGATCGGGTGCGAGCGGCAGCAAATCAGCCAAATCAACGCCGATCCCGGACGTTTCATGAACAAAGAGGTGGTTGTGGCGGGCAGAGTAATGCAATCGATCGGAGCATTCGGCCATGGCATTTATCAGGTGGACGACGGCACCGGTTCGCTCTGGGTCTACGCCAACAGCCGTGGCGTTCCAAGCAAAGGAGCGACAGTCGGCGTGAAGGGCCGCGTGATGCCGACGATCACATTTCTCGGCATCAACTACGCCACAGTCCTCCAGGAAAGCGATCGCCGTAAGGGCTGA